The Acidobacteriota bacterium DNA segment TTTATAACCTCTGCTTCTCTTCCGTAGTATTTCTTTATTCTTTTTGCCACATGGTAGGAATTTGAGATGAAGTAGTCAACTCTGAGTGATGTAGCCTGATCCCATGTTCTTAACCAGTTCATGATTGACGGTATGAATATTTTTTTAAATAGTGACATCGATGGTTGAGGAAAATAATAATGGTAAAGATCCCAGGCATATCTCATCGGAGTATGACAGTAACAGATATGGAGAGAATGAGGATGGGGGATTATTCCTTTCGCAACACAATGGCTTGAGCTTATTATAAGGTCGTATTTTTCTAAATTGAAAAGTTCAATTGCTATCGGATATAAAGGGAGATAGTTTCTGTAGAATTTTTTGATGAAAGGAAAATTCTGTAAAAAACTCCAATGTATTTTTTTATCCTCGATAATTTTACTCTGAGAGCCTTTGAAATGAAACAGGGTAAAAATATCGGCATCAGGGAAAAGAGTTACCAGAGCTTCTAACACTTTTTCTCCACCTCTTCTTCCTGTAAGCCAGTCATGGATTAATGCAACTCTATTCATTTTTACCTATAATTTCATATAATTTCAATGTTTTCAAGGCATTATTTTTCCATG contains these protein-coding regions:
- a CDS encoding glycosyltransferase, coding for MNRVALIHDWLTGRRGGEKVLEALVTLFPDADIFTLFHFKGSQSKIIEDKKIHWSFLQNFPFIKKFYRNYLPLYPIAIELFNLEKYDLIISSSHCVAKGIIPHPHSLHICYCHTPMRYAWDLYHYYFPQPSMSLFKKIFIPSIMNWLRTWDQATSLRVDYFISNSYHVAKRIKKYYGREAEVINPPVDTEFFTLYEEKEDYYLIVSALVPYKKIDLAISAFNRINKKLKIVGNGPDYKKLKKLAGKNVEFLGSVSDSDLKFFYQRAKCFLLPGEEDFGIAPLEAQACGTPVIAFRKGGATETILENETGIFFEKLNIESLISAIDKFEKIKFNFKKIRDWTLNFSYDKFLDRIRKSIDEKIEKFREK